The following is a genomic window from Nguyenibacter vanlangensis.
GGCGTGTAGTCGGCCAGATAGCGCGCCGTCGCCTCGTGCATGTCGATACCCTTCGCATCGTCCCCGGCATGGGCCAGCAGGCGGCGCACCAGCGCGGCCACGCCGTCGCCGATCATCGCACGCACCGCCTCGGGTGCGATTCCCGTCAGGCCATAGGATTTCAGCAGCCGATCGGCGCTCGCCGCCAGGTCCGGCAGGCTGTCCAGCAGGGTGCCGTCCATGTCGAAGACGGCGAGACGAGGTGGCGGGCTGCCGGACATGGCGTCTCCTGGCGAGAGCGAGGCGAAGAGGCGGGACGAAACGGCGGGCGAACCGCAGTATTTCGTAAACCTAAGTGATGGTCACGGATTGCGCCAATATTTGACAGGCATGTCACCTGCCCGCTACCCGCAGGGCATGACCGACTCCGCTCCCGCCGCCGCCCCGCCTCCGGCCGCCCATCGTCCCGCAACGGCCGTCATCCTGGCGGCCGGGCTGGGAACACGCATGAAATCCGACTGGCCGAAAGTCATGCATCCGCTCGCCGGCCGGCCGATGCTGCGCTACCTGATCGACAACGCGGCGCAGGTGTTCGACCGGATCGTCGTCGTGATCGGCCCGGGGATGGAGCAGGTCGCGGCCCTGGCCGCCCCGCACGCCACAGTCATCCAGCATGACCGGCTGGGCACGGCCCACGCCGCGCTGCAGGCCGCCGACCTGTTCGGCACGGGCGACGTCGCAGTGCTGTACGGCGACAATCCGCTGATCACCGCCGACAGCATGCGCCGCCTGCTGGCCTGCCGGCGGCAGGACGGGGCGGGCCTGGCCCTGATGGCGCTGCGCCCGGCCTATCCCGGCCGCTATGGCCGCGTCGTCACCGACGACGGGACCGACGGCGGCCTGGTGCAGCGCATCGTCGAATGGGCCGACGCCTCCGACGCCGAGCGGGCGGTCACCTTGTGCAACGCCGGCGTGCTCTGCGCGGGGGCCGAGACATTCCGCGGCTGGCTGCGTGCCGTGCGCAACGACAATGCGAAGGGCGAATATTATCTGGGCGACGTCGTCGCGATGGCCGTCGCCGACGGGCGGCAGGTCCGCGCCGTCATGGCGCCCGAGGACGAATTGCGCGGCATCAATTCCCGCGCCGAACTGGCCCTGGCCGAAGCCAGCGTGCAGCGCCGCCTGCGCCATGCGGCGATGGCGGCCGGAGTTACCCTGGTGGCGCCCGACACGGTGTTCCTGGCCGCCGACACGGTGCTGGAACCCGACGTGGTGGTCCAGCCCCATGTGGTCTTCGGTCCCGGCGTGACGGTGCGGCGCGGGGTGGAAATCCGTGCCTTCAGCCATCTCGAAGGCTGCGTGGTCGAACCGGACGCCGTGATCGGCCCCTATGCGCGCCTGCGCCCGGGCGCCGAGATCGGAACGGGGGCCCATGTCGGTAATTTCGTCGAGATCAAGGCCGCTTCCCTTGGGGCCGGGGCTAAGGCCAATCATCTGACTTATCTGGGCGATGCCGCGATCGGCGCGGGCACCAATGTCGGGGCCGGCACCGTCACCTGCAATTATGACGGCGTCTTCAAGCACCGGACCACGATCGGCGCCGGCTGCTTCATCGGGTCCGACGCCATCCTGGTCGCGCCGGTCACGATCGGCGACGGCGCGCTGATCGCCGCCGGCAGCGTGATCACCCAGGACGTGCCCGCCGACGCCATGGGCATCGGCCGGGCGCGCCAGGCCAATAAAGAGGGGCGCGCCGCTACCCTGCGCGCGGCCCTGGACAAAAAGAAGAAGGAGCAGGGCTGATGTGCGGGATCGTCGGCGTCGTCGGCAGCAGCCAGGCTGCCCCGGTCATTTTCGACGCGCTGCGTCGGCTGGAATATCGCGGCTACGATTCCGCCGGGATCGCGACCCTGGTCGATGGGCGGATCGAACGCCGCCGCGCGGCGGGCAAGCTGGATCACCTGGCCGCATTGCTGGCCCGCGAACCGCTGGCCGGCGTCACCGGCATCGGCCATACGCGCTGGGCGACCCATGGCGCGCCGACCGAAAACAACGCCCACCCGCACGGCACCGGACGCGTTTCCGTGGTGCATAACGGCATCATCGAGAATTTCGAGGCCCTGCGGCGTGAACTGGAAGCGGCCGGTCATGTCTTTTCGACCGAAACGGACAGCGAAACCATCGCCCAACTGGTCGATTTCCATCTGGCGCGCGGGCTTTCGCCGCGCGACGCCGCCTTCGCTGCTCTAGGCCGACTCGAAGGCGCCTATGCCCTGGCCATGCTGTTCGCCGGTCATGACGGGCTGGTCATCGGGGCGCGGCACGGCGCCCCGCTGGCCGTGGGGTTCGGCGAGCAGGAAATGTTCCTCGGCTCGGACAGCCTGGCCCTGGCGCCTTTGACCCGGCGCATCGCCTATCTGGATGACGGCGACTGGGTGGTGGTCACGCGCGGCGGCGCCGAATTCTTCGACGCGACGGGCGAGCGGGTCGAACGCGTGGCGCGCACCACGGCGTTGATGGCGGGTTCGGTCGGCAAGGACGGCTATCGCCACTATATGGAAAAGGAACTGCACGAGCATCCGGTCGTCATCGGCCAGACCCTGCAGCGCCTGATCGATCCGGCGACCCGCCGCGTGAGGCTGCCCGGCCTGCCTTTCGACCTGGCCCGGGTGCCCCGCGCCGTGGTCACCGCCTGCGGCTCGGCCTTCTATGCCGGGATGATCGGCCGCTACTGGCTGGAACGCATCGCGCAGATCCCCGTCGACATCGATGTGGCCAGCGAGATGCGCTACCGCGATCCGCCGCTGACGCCGGGCGGGCTGGGACTGCTGATCTCGCAATCGGGCGAAACCGCCGACACGCTGGCCGCCCTGCGCGGCATGCGCGCGCGCGGCCAGCACATCCTGTCGGTCCTCAATGTTGAACAGAGCACGATCGCCCGCGAAAGCGACGCCGTGCTGGGCACCGTGGCCGGTCCGGAAATCTCGGTGGCCAGCACCAAGGCTTTCACCGCCCAATTATCGGTGCTGGCCTGCCTGTCGATCGCCGTGGGCCGCGCCCGCGACACGCTGTCGGCCGAGGGGGAGGAGGCGCTGGTCGGGTCGCTGCTCGACCTGCCCGGCCGCGCGGGCGAAATCTTCGACCTCGCCCCGGCGATCCGCGAGATGGCGGCGGTCATCGCCGGCGCGCGCGACGTGCTGTATCTCGGCCGCGGCGCGTGCTTCCCGGTGGCCCTGGAAGGCGCGCTGAAGCTGAAGGAAGTCTCCTATATCCATGCCGAGGCCTATGCGGCAGGCGAGATGAAGCACGGCCCGATCTCGCTGATCGACCGGACGGTGCCCGTCGTCGCCTCCGTCCCCTCGGGCCGGCTGTTCGAGAAGACGGTCTCGAACCTGCAGGAGGCGCGCGCCCGCGGCGGCCGGCTGCTGGTCTTCACCGACACCCGGGGCGCCGAGCGCCTGCGCGGCCTGGCGGAAATCGTGGTCGCGGTGCCGACGGTCGATGAATTCACCGCACCGATCCTTCAGACCATTCCGGTCCAGATGCTGGCCTACGAGGTCGCGCTGCTGAAGGGCACGGATGTCGACCAGCCCCGCAACCTGGCCAAATCCGTCACCGTCGAATAATCCGCCGGGTGTTGTCAGGCACGGCGCCAGGATGTTTCCTCCGCTAGCACCATCTATCTCTATCAAGGATGGGCAGGGATGGGCGGCGGGAAAGGAGCACCGGACATGGAACAGGGCGAATCCGGCAGGGGATTGCGGGTTCTGGTTCGTGGCGGCGGGGTGGCGGGCCTGACCAGCGCGGTGACCCTGGCCGAACGCGGCGCGTCCGTGACCCTGTCCGAGACCGGTCCGCGAGTCGGATCCGGCGCGTCGTGGATGGCCGGCGGCATGCTCGCCCCCTGGTGCGAGGCCGAATCCGCCCCGCCCGAGGTCACCCGCGACGCGCACGAATCGATCGATTGGTGGGCCGCCCATGTGCCCGGCGTGGCGCGCCAGGGCAGCCTGGTCCTGGCCCCGCCCCGCGATGTCGGCGAAATCGCGCGTTTCGCGCGCCGCACCAGCGCGCACGACCTGATCGACGGCGCGCGCATCGCGGCGCTGGAACCCGATCTGGCCGGACGATTCGGCAAGGGATTGTTCTTCGCGCGCGAAGGTCATGTCGACCCGCGTGCCGCCCTGCTGGCCCTCCATGATCGGCTGCTGGCCCTGGGCGGGCAGGCGCATCTGAACGCGCCGCCCGATTTCCCCGACCGGGGATTCGACTGGGTGGTGGATTGCACCGGCATCGCCGCGCGCACCCGGTTGCCGGGACTGCGCGGCGTGCGGGGGGAAATGCTGCTGCTGCGCTGCCCGGACGTCGCGCTGCACCGCCCGGTGCGCATGTTGCACCCGCGCATCCCGGTTTACATCGTCCCGCGGGCGGACCATCTGTTCATGGTCGGCGCGACGATGGTCGAGAGCGAAAGCGGCGCCGGCATGACGCTGCGTTCGATGGTGGAATTGCTGACGGCCGCCTATGTGCTGCATCCGGCCTTCGGCGAGGCGGAAATCGTCGAAACCGGAGTCGGGCTTCGCCCGTCCTTTCCGGACAATGTCCCATCGGTCACCGTCGATGGCCGGATCGTGAATGTGAACGGGATGTACCGCCACGGTTTCCTGCTGTCGCCGGCCCGGGCGCGGCAGGCGGCCGACATCATATGCGGCACGCCGCCCAACGGGTGAGCAGGCAGTGGGGGTGAGGGAGGAAAGATGAGGATTCTGGTCAACGAGGAACCGCGTGACGTCGCCGCCGCGACCCTGGCCGCCGTGCTGGATGAACTGGGATATGGCGGGGCGCGCGTCGCCACGGCGGTGAACGGCGACTTCGTGCCTGCGGCGCGCCGCGGCGCCCTGCATCTGGACGAGGGGGCGCGGGTCGAGATCCTGGCCCCGATGCAGGGGGGGTGACCATGCTGTTCTACGGTACCGAACTCTCCTCGCGCCTCATGCTGGGCACAGCCCAATATCCCTCGCCGGACATTCTGGCGGGTGCCGTACGCGCGGCCAGGGCCGGCGTGGTGACCGTCTCGCTGCGCCGGGAATCGGCGGGGCTGCGGGCCGGCCAGGCTTTCTGGTCGATGATCCGCGGCCTGGGCGTTCCGGTCCTGCCCAATACGGCGGGCTGCCATACGGTCAAGGAAGCCGTCACCACCGCCCAGATGGCGCGCGAGATCTTCGACACCGACTGGATCAAGCTGGAAGTGATCGGCGAATCCGACACGCTGCAGCCCGACATGTTCGCGCTGGTCGAGGCCGCGCGGATCCTGACCGAGGACGGCTTCAAGGTCTTTCCCTACATGACCGAGGACCTGGTGGGCGCCGAACGGCTGCTGCAGGCGGGCTGCCAGGTGCTGATGCCCTGGGGGGCGCCGATCGGCTCGGGCAGGGGGCTGAACAATCTGTTCGGCCTGCGGGCCCTGCGCGCGCATTTCCCCGACGTGCCGCTGGTCGTCGATGCCGGCATCGGCCTGCCGTCCCACGCGGCGCAGGCGATGGAGCTGGGCTATGACGCGGTACTGATCAACACGGCGGTGGCCAAGGCCGGCGATCCGGTCGCCATGGCGGGCGCCTTCCGCCTCGCGGTCGAAGCCGGGCTGGCCGCCCGCTCTGCCGACCCGATGGAAGAGCGCGACATGGCGGTGCCTTCCACGCCCGTCCTGGGCCGGGCCGTCCTGGCATGAGCCTGCCGTCGCGGATCTACCCCATCGTTGACCGGGCGAATTGGGTCGAGCGGCTGGGCGGCGCCGGGGCGCGGCTGATCCAGTTGCGGGTTAAGGATCTGCAGGGTGATGCCCTGCTGGCGGAAATCCGCGCGGCCCGCGCCCATGCCGACCGGCACGGCGTGTGCCTGGTCCTCAATGATTACTGGCGCATCGCGCTGGACGAAGGGATCGGCTTCGTCCATCTGGGACAGGAGGACCTCGACGGCGCCGATCTCACGGCCATGCGCGCGGCCGGACTCCAACTGGGCGTCAGCACCCATTCGGCCGCCGAACTGGATCGCGCCTTGTCCGTGCGGCCCGATTACATCGCGCTCGGCCCGGTCTGGCCGACCCGGCTGAAGCAGATGCCCTGGGCGCCGCAGGGCGTCGAACGACTGGGCGAATGGAAGGCGCTGGTCGGCGACGTGCCGCTGGTGGCCATCGGCGGCATCACCCTGGCCCGTGCCGCCTCCTGCCTGGCCGCCGGCGCCGATTGCGTGTCGGCCGTGTCCGATTTCATCGCCCATCCGGACCCCGAGGGACAGGTCCGCGCGTGGCTGGCCGTGACCCGCGCCGCCGCCTGACAGGGGGCGGGCGGCATTCGGCCTTGTGTTTCAAGGGTGCAGCATAACGTGACCGGTGCGTGGCGTTGCCCCTCGGGCCGGTTCTGTGCTTTTTCGGACAGGACCGTGTGACCAACGCGCCGCGTCCGGCGGTGGCGCCGGCTTTTCCCGGCTCTGGACCGGCCCCGACCCTCGGCGGCGGGTTCCAGGCGGGCGCCCGCGGCCATCGGATGGTCATACTCGTCGGCAAGAATAATGTGGTCAGTCCATGCGACGATCGGGAGGCGATGAATGGCGGTGACGGGACTGGCGGCAGTACTGCTCGCGATCGCCCTGCTGCTGGTGGTCGTCAGTGCCGTACAGCCGCTTGCCCGCCGGCTGGAACTGTCCGAAACCGTGCTGCTGGCCGTTGCCGGCATCGTGCTGGGCGGCACGGCCGATCTGGTCCTGCGCAGCTCCCACACCGACCTGTTCAACGGCGCCGCGGAAACGCTGCTCTATTTCCCGCTGAACAGCGAAGCCTTCATGCTGATCTTTCTGCCCGCCCTGGTGTTTCAGGGGGCCCTGGCGATCGATGTCCGGCGCCTGGCGCATGAAACGGCGACGGTCCTGCTGCTGGCGGTGGTGGCGGTGGTCGTCTCGACCGCCACCATCGGGCTGGCGCTGTTTCCCTTCGCCGGCCTGCCGCTGGCGGTCTGCCTGCTGCTGGGATCGATCGTGGCCACCACCGACCCGTCCGCGGTGGCCGGCATCTTCCGCGAAATCGGCACCGCCAGCCGCCTGACCCGCCTGGTCGAGGGCGAGGCCCTGCTGAACGACGCGGCGGCGATTGCCATCTTCTCGATCCTGCTCGCGGCGGTGACGTCGCATCACCCCATTGCCCCCGGCGGCGCGGCGCTGGAATTCCTGGTCTCGTTCAGCGGCGCCATCGTCATGGGCATGCTGTTCGGCCGGCTGACCCTGATGCTGATCACCATGATCGGGCCCGCGCCGGCCGCCGAGATCACCCTGACCGTCGCGCTGCCCTATATTGTCTATATCCTGTGCGACGAATTCCTGGGCTTTTCCGGCGTGGTCGCGACCGCCGCCGCGGGCCTGACCCTGTCGGTTTACGGCCCGTCCACCATCCGGCCCCAGACCTGGCGCTTCCTGAACGAATTGTGGCAGCAACTGGTGTTCTGGGCCGGCTCGCTGGTCTTCGTGCTGGCCTCGATGCTGGTGCCCCGATTGCTGGTCGGCATGACGCGGTGGGACTGCGTACTGATCCTGATCGCCACCGGGGCGGGTCTGCTGGCGCGGGGCGCGGTGGTGTTCGGATTGCTGCCGGTACTCGCGGCCACGCGCCTGTCGCCGCCTGTGCCGGCTCCCTTCAAGGTCACGATGGTCTGGGGCGGCCTGCGCGGCGCCATCACCCTGGCCCTGGCCCTGGCGGTGACCGAAAACGAGCATGTCTCGACGCCGGTCGCCCATTTCATCGGCATCATCGCCACCGGGTTCGTGCTGATCACCCTGTTCGTCAACGGCACGACCCTGCGCTACCTGGTCCTGTTCCTGAAGCTGGACCAGCTCTCGCCGATCGATCAGGCCCTGCGCCACCAGGTCCTGGGCATCGGCCTGGGCGAGGTGCGCGACCGCACCCGCGAAATGGCGGACGAGCTCGGTTTCTCCCGCGCGGTCGTCAACCGGACCGTCGGCGCGCTGGACAAGCGCGTGGCCGAGGAAGAGCAGGCCAACACATTCGACACCGCGCTGGGCGACCGCCAGCGCGTGACCCTGGCCCTGATCGTGATCGCCAACCGCGAGCGCTCGATCCTGCTGGACCTGTTCCGCATCCAGGGGCTGTCGCGCCCGGTGATGGAAACGCTGCTGCGCTCCGCCGAGGCCATGGTCGACGGCGCGCGGCTGGAAGGGCGCTTCGGCTATGTCCGCGCGTTGCGGCGCCGGGTGCGCCCGTCCCTGCGTTTCCGGCTGGCCCAGGCGATCCACCATCGTTTCCATTTCGACCAGCCGCTGATGTCCTGCATGACCGAGCGGTTCGAAATGCTGATGATCGCCTATTTCGTCTCGCTTTCGCTGATCCGCTTCATGCGGACCCGCATGGAGCCGACGCTGGGCAGCCGCATCGGCGAAATCGTCGCCGAGGTCCTGGAGCGGCAACGCAAATTGCTGAACGAGGCGCTGCAGACCCTGCGGCTGCACTATCACGGCTATTCCGAGGCGCTGGAAGGCCGCCTGCTGCAGCAGGTCGCGCTGCGCCTGGAAAGCGAGGAATATGATTCGCTGATGGACGAGTCCCTCATCAGCGAGGAACTGCACCGCGAGCTGCACCGCGACGTCGAAGGCAGGCGCGGGCAGCTCGACGCGCCGCTGACCTTCAACATCAAGGCGGGGATCGAGGTCCGGCTGCGCGAACTGCCGGTGTTTCGCGGCGTGCCCGACGCCGCGCTGCACGACCTGGCCAGGCA
Proteins encoded in this region:
- a CDS encoding sodium:proton antiporter; this encodes MAVTGLAAVLLAIALLLVVVSAVQPLARRLELSETVLLAVAGIVLGGTADLVLRSSHTDLFNGAAETLLYFPLNSEAFMLIFLPALVFQGALAIDVRRLAHETATVLLLAVVAVVVSTATIGLALFPFAGLPLAVCLLLGSIVATTDPSAVAGIFREIGTASRLTRLVEGEALLNDAAAIAIFSILLAAVTSHHPIAPGGAALEFLVSFSGAIVMGMLFGRLTLMLITMIGPAPAAEITLTVALPYIVYILCDEFLGFSGVVATAAAGLTLSVYGPSTIRPQTWRFLNELWQQLVFWAGSLVFVLASMLVPRLLVGMTRWDCVLILIATGAGLLARGAVVFGLLPVLAATRLSPPVPAPFKVTMVWGGLRGAITLALALAVTENEHVSTPVAHFIGIIATGFVLITLFVNGTTLRYLVLFLKLDQLSPIDQALRHQVLGIGLGEVRDRTREMADELGFSRAVVNRTVGALDKRVAEEEQANTFDTALGDRQRVTLALIVIANRERSILLDLFRIQGLSRPVMETLLRSAEAMVDGARLEGRFGYVRALRRRVRPSLRFRLAQAIHHRFHFDQPLMSCMTERFEMLMIAYFVSLSLIRFMRTRMEPTLGSRIGEIVAEVLERQRKLLNEALQTLRLHYHGYSEALEGRLLQQVALRLESEEYDSLMDESLISEELHRELHRDVEGRRGQLDAPLTFNIKAGIEVRLRELPVFRGVPDAALHDLARQVSVHFTTPGQRLYKRGRKVRTVYFISAGLAETHYAEHDVRYGAGDVVGAAAALADAPARAISRSLQFGHFLTMSARRFRRLVAEYPVIRSNLDELARAREKSDRSEVRLLPENSGALQFPSDDAITLATAPLSDSLSDTLGTPEDRHSTDAI
- the glmU gene encoding bifunctional UDP-N-acetylglucosamine diphosphorylase/glucosamine-1-phosphate N-acetyltransferase GlmU; protein product: MTDSAPAAAPPPAAHRPATAVILAAGLGTRMKSDWPKVMHPLAGRPMLRYLIDNAAQVFDRIVVVIGPGMEQVAALAAPHATVIQHDRLGTAHAALQAADLFGTGDVAVLYGDNPLITADSMRRLLACRRQDGAGLALMALRPAYPGRYGRVVTDDGTDGGLVQRIVEWADASDAERAVTLCNAGVLCAGAETFRGWLRAVRNDNAKGEYYLGDVVAMAVADGRQVRAVMAPEDELRGINSRAELALAEASVQRRLRHAAMAAGVTLVAPDTVFLAADTVLEPDVVVQPHVVFGPGVTVRRGVEIRAFSHLEGCVVEPDAVIGPYARLRPGAEIGTGAHVGNFVEIKAASLGAGAKANHLTYLGDAAIGAGTNVGAGTVTCNYDGVFKHRTTIGAGCFIGSDAILVAPVTIGDGALIAAGSVITQDVPADAMGIGRARQANKEGRAATLRAALDKKKKEQG
- a CDS encoding thiamine phosphate synthase encodes the protein MSLPSRIYPIVDRANWVERLGGAGARLIQLRVKDLQGDALLAEIRAARAHADRHGVCLVLNDYWRIALDEGIGFVHLGQEDLDGADLTAMRAAGLQLGVSTHSAAELDRALSVRPDYIALGPVWPTRLKQMPWAPQGVERLGEWKALVGDVPLVAIGGITLARAASCLAAGADCVSAVSDFIAHPDPEGQVRAWLAVTRAAA
- a CDS encoding FAD-dependent oxidoreductase; the encoded protein is MEQGESGRGLRVLVRGGGVAGLTSAVTLAERGASVTLSETGPRVGSGASWMAGGMLAPWCEAESAPPEVTRDAHESIDWWAAHVPGVARQGSLVLAPPRDVGEIARFARRTSAHDLIDGARIAALEPDLAGRFGKGLFFAREGHVDPRAALLALHDRLLALGGQAHLNAPPDFPDRGFDWVVDCTGIAARTRLPGLRGVRGEMLLLRCPDVALHRPVRMLHPRIPVYIVPRADHLFMVGATMVESESGAGMTLRSMVELLTAAYVLHPAFGEAEIVETGVGLRPSFPDNVPSVTVDGRIVNVNGMYRHGFLLSPARARQAADIICGTPPNG
- the glmS gene encoding glutamine--fructose-6-phosphate transaminase (isomerizing); amino-acid sequence: MCGIVGVVGSSQAAPVIFDALRRLEYRGYDSAGIATLVDGRIERRRAAGKLDHLAALLAREPLAGVTGIGHTRWATHGAPTENNAHPHGTGRVSVVHNGIIENFEALRRELEAAGHVFSTETDSETIAQLVDFHLARGLSPRDAAFAALGRLEGAYALAMLFAGHDGLVIGARHGAPLAVGFGEQEMFLGSDSLALAPLTRRIAYLDDGDWVVVTRGGAEFFDATGERVERVARTTALMAGSVGKDGYRHYMEKELHEHPVVIGQTLQRLIDPATRRVRLPGLPFDLARVPRAVVTACGSAFYAGMIGRYWLERIAQIPVDIDVASEMRYRDPPLTPGGLGLLISQSGETADTLAALRGMRARGQHILSVLNVEQSTIARESDAVLGTVAGPEISVASTKAFTAQLSVLACLSIAVGRARDTLSAEGEEALVGSLLDLPGRAGEIFDLAPAIREMAAVIAGARDVLYLGRGACFPVALEGALKLKEVSYIHAEAYAAGEMKHGPISLIDRTVPVVASVPSGRLFEKTVSNLQEARARGGRLLVFTDTRGAERLRGLAEIVVAVPTVDEFTAPILQTIPVQMLAYEVALLKGTDVDQPRNLAKSVTVE
- a CDS encoding thiazole synthase is translated as MLFYGTELSSRLMLGTAQYPSPDILAGAVRAARAGVVTVSLRRESAGLRAGQAFWSMIRGLGVPVLPNTAGCHTVKEAVTTAQMAREIFDTDWIKLEVIGESDTLQPDMFALVEAARILTEDGFKVFPYMTEDLVGAERLLQAGCQVLMPWGAPIGSGRGLNNLFGLRALRAHFPDVPLVVDAGIGLPSHAAQAMELGYDAVLINTAVAKAGDPVAMAGAFRLAVEAGLAARSADPMEERDMAVPSTPVLGRAVLA
- the thiS gene encoding sulfur carrier protein ThiS; the encoded protein is MRILVNEEPRDVAAATLAAVLDELGYGGARVATAVNGDFVPAARRGALHLDEGARVEILAPMQGG